Part of the Flavobacterium sp. MDT1-60 genome, TAAAAAATGGCGTTATTTTAATAACTTTTACGGACAATTTAAAGTAACCGACAAAACAAATATTACAGCTGGTTTTGATGTTGGTTCGCAACAATCGGCTAAAAGCAGTAACAAATACGACACTTGGTTTTCGCCAGTTTTGATTCTGCAATACAAACCAACAGATAAAATTCAGTTAGCAGCGCGTGGTGAATATTATAGTGATGAAAAAGGTGTAATCATCGCAACTGAAACTCCAAACGGTTTTAAAACTTACGGATTTTCAGCTAACTTTGATTACTTAGTTACTGATAATGTAATGTTTAGAATTGAAGCCAGAAATCTATCGAGTAAAGATGAAATATTTACAAAAAACAATCTTCCAACGGATACGAATACGTTTGTAACGACTTCGTTGGCAATTTCATTTTAGCTTTAAGCTATAGGCTTTAGGCAGTAAGCTTTTGAAGAGTGATACTGCCTAAAGCTTACAGCTTATGGCTTAAAGCATATTTTTATGGAACAGAAAAATAACGCACAGCACTTTCTTGATCTGATTCAGAAATCACGAAAAGGAAAGTTTAAAATCTACATTGGGATGAGCGCTGGTGTGGGCAAAACTTTTCGTATGCTTCAGGAAGCGCATTCGTTGTTGAAGAATGGAATCGATGTAAAAATTGGTTACATCGAAACGCACATGCGAAAGGAAACGCATGAATTATTAGCAGGTTTGCCTGTGATTCCGCGGCGAACCATTTTCTATAAAGGAAAACAACTTGAAGAACTCGACGTACAGGCGATTATCAACCTTAGACCAGAAGTTGTTATTGTTGATGAACTAGCGCACACTAATGTTGAGGGAAGCAAAAATGAAAAACGCTGGCAAGATGTTTTAGAAATTTTAGATGCGGGAATCAATGTGATTTCGGCGGTTAATATTCAGCATATTGAGAGTTTAAATTCAGCTGTAAAACGGATTACTAATATTGATGTTCAGGAACGGATTCCGGATAATGTTTTGCGTCTGGCTGATGAAGTGGTGAATATCGATTTGACATCGGAAGATTTGATTGTGCGTTTGAAAGAAGGCAAAATTTATACGGCTGATAAAATTCAGACCGCTTTGACCAACTTTTTTAAATCGGATCAAATTTTACAATTACGTGAATTGGCTCTGAAAGAAGTGGCGAGCCAGGTAGTTCGAAAAGTGGAAAATGAAGTACCTCAACTGCATGCTTTACGTCATGAGAAACTTTTGGCCTGCATTAGCAGTAATGATAAAACGGCTAAAATTGTGATTCGAAAAACCGCACGATTAGCGAGTTATTATAACGGAGCCTGGTATGTTTTGTATGTAGAAACACCGAAAGAAAGCAGTACCAAAATTGCATTAGATAAACAAAGACATTTAATTAATAACTTTAAACTGGCAGTGCAATTAGGAGCAGAGGTTATCAAATTAGAACACAAAAATATTGCCGATGCGATTTTGATTGCGGTAGAAGAAAAACAAATTACAACTGTCTGCATCGGAAAACCGCATTTGAATTTATTTAAAGTAATTTTGTCTACAACGATTTTCAGACGTTTATTAAATCGCCTGTCTTTATCGAATGTCGACCTTGTTATATTATCGTAAAAAAATATTTAAACCATATAAGTCATATAAGTTCATTTAAAGTTGGTGCGTTAATTTAACCGCAAAGGGGGCTAAGATTTTAGGCTTGCGTAATTGATAACAAAGCAAAGTTTGCAAAGCTTTGTAGTGATAAAGCTTTGCGAACTTTGCGGTTAATTAAAGTAATTCTAATATTTTCTTATATCACTTATATAGTTCAAAAAAAATTAAATGTTTTATAAAATGAGAATTAAAACCAAATTGAATCTGGGTGTTGGATTGTTATTTTTGATGATCATTATACTTTCGCTGGTAAGCGGTTACTCTGTTTTTTTGATAAAAGCAGACACAGAGAATATTCTGAAAGCGAATTATAATACGCTGGAATATTCGCGAAATATGATTTTGTCTTTGGATGAAATTAAAGAAAGTCCAGACACTAAGATTCATATTTTTAAGGAATATCTGGAAAAACAGACGCAAAATGTTACCGAGCCCGGTGAAAAAGAAGCAACTGCTAAACTTGAAAATGATTTTTCGCTTTTAGAAAAAAACAGTGCAGATGAAACCATAAAAGCGCAAATCAGGCAAGATATTTTTGCCATTATGAAACTGAATCTGGACGCCATAAAACAGAAAAGCGATATTGCAAAACATACCGCAGAAAATGCCAATTTATGGATTGCCATTGTGGGAAGTTTGTGCTTTTTGATTGCTTTTAACTTATTGGTTAATTTACCGAATAACATTGCAAATCCGATTAAGGAAACTAACCCAAAGTATCAAAGAAATTGCGAATAAAAATTATTCGGAGCGTGTGCATTTTACCAGCCACAGCGAATATGGAGATTTGGCCAAATCGTTCAATACTATGGCACAGAAACTTCAGGAATACAATGACAGTAATTTATATAAGTTGTTCTTTGAGAAAAAGCGACTTGAAACGCTCATCAATAACATGAACGACCCTATTATTGGTTTGGATAATGAAGGTATTGTTTTATTTATGAATGATGAAGCTTTGAAAATTATCGGAATGAAATTGGAGGATGTTATTGGGAAATCGGCTTCTACTCTAGCCTTGTCAAATGATTTAATTCGTTCTTTGATTGTAAAAGAAGAGATCGATTCTCCTAAAAAACAACCGCTTAAAATTTATGCACACGGAAAGGAAAGTTATTTCGAAAAAGAAATTCTAAATATTACGATAATTCCAACAGGTGAAGAAAAAGAAATCAATATTGGTGATGTAATTATTCTACGAAATATTACCCTTTTTAAAGAACTTGATTTTGCCAAAACCAATTTTATTGCAACCGTTTCGCATGAATTAAAAACGCCAATTGCGTCTATAAAACTAAGCCTTCAATTACTTGAAAATGCCAAAACGGGCGATATGAATGACGACCAGAAACAATTGGTCGAAAGCATTAAAGATGATAGTCAGAGGTTACTAAAAATTACGGGAGAATTACTGAATTTATCACAATTGGAAACTGGAAATATTCAGCTGAATATCGAAAAAAGCAATCCACATGAAATTGTAAATTATGCTGTGGAAGCCGTAAAAGTTCAAGCAGATCAAAAGCAGATTAAATTGGTTATTGATGCTGATGAAAACCTCGAAGACGTAAAAGCGGACAGCGAAAAAACAGGCTGGGTTCTGATTAATTATTTGTCGAATGCAATCCGATATTCTTCTGAAAAAAGTACGATTGTCATCCAATTAAAAAAAGAAAACAATCAAATCGTATTTCAGGTTATCGACACCGGAAAAGGAATTGACACAAGATACAAAGACAAAGTTTTCGATAAATATTTCCAGGTTCCGGGAAGTCAAAAATCCGGAACTGGATTGGGTTTAGCGATTAGCAAGGAATTTATTGAAGCTCAAAACGGAAGTGTTGGCGTAGAAAGTAATTTGGGATTGGGAAGTACGTTTTGGTTTTCGTTGAAAGTTTAGATCTTAAAATTAAAGCTCCGGCGGAGCATAATATTTATAGCCAATTTATAGATTCTTTAGTAAAGCTCCAGCAGAGCGACATTCATCGCGATCAAATATGTCACCCGATGGGGTTTATTAAAATGTGATAATAATTTTCTATAAATATAACGTCCGCTGGGACTATTTTGTTAATTAGTTTGTATTGAGCTTGATTTTTTGAATTTGGTCTTTTCATATTTGAATATTTAGCCAATCTTAACTCAACTACTCCATTCAAACACAACTGATTAATATTCGCTTAAGGTTCAATTAATCTAAAAATAGTTAGTTAACACATTCGTTATCATTGCAACTTATAACGATAACGAAAGATGTTTTACAAAACGATTTCTCTGGTATTTCTATTCGGGTTCTTTTCTGCCAATGCACAACAAAATGATTCTATTGCTAAAATTGACAGCACTTCCAATTCTTTAAAATTCAACTACAAGCAATTAATTATTCCCGCTGTATTGATTGGTTACGGCATAATTGGTCTGGAAAGTGATCAGCTTTTGAGTTTCAATTCACAGATAAAAGCAGAAGTTACCGAAGATATTGATGAAAAAATCACTATTGATGATTTCTCGCAATATGCCCCCGCAGCCTCTGTTTATGCTTTGAATGCTTTTGGTGTAAAAGGCAAGAATAATATGAGAGATCGTTCAGTAATATTTGTGACTTCGTACGCAATTATGGCCACAACCGTTTTGGGTTTAAAATCGATCGTACATGAAGAACGACCTGATAGAAGTTCAAATAACTCTTTTCCTTCCGGACATACCGCTACAGCTTTTGCCGGAGCCGAGTTTTTATGGCAGGAATACAAAGACAAATCGATTTGGTACGGAATTGCCGGTTACGCCGTAGCAACCGGAACCGGGCTTTTCAGAATTTACAACAACCGTCATTGGCTAACCGATGTCGCTGCCGGAGCCGGAATCGGGATTTTAAGTACCAAAATCGCATATTGGATGAATCCGTATATTACCAAAAAAATATTCAAATCGTCTTCTGAAAATAAATCGACTTCTATGATAATGCCTTTTTATAATGGTCAGCAATATGGGTTGGGATTTGTGAAAGTATTTTGATCTTTTGCCACAGATTGAGAGGATTAAAAGGATTTTTTGAATGGTGTAGTTTGTTTGCCACGAATTACACAAATTTTTACAAATTTATTCAAAATGTGATCAATATAATTCGTGCAAATTTGTGTAATTCGTGGCAAAACCTTTTTACGTATTCGAAGTATTATTCTTAATCTCCATAACCTCTCTTTTTACTTCCAAAAGCAAATCTTTCATACTTTGCGATTCTGTCTGTTCATGACGTCTATCGCTTCGTCCGATATTGCATTCGTATTCCCAGATTTCTAAAATATCAGACGCTTTCACTTCATAATTCGGATAAAAACGATTGTCTGATTCTAAAACCAAAGCATTTTTTTTGTTTTTATTGAGACGTTTGTAAACCATTCCTTCATTTTTAGTAATCAGGATATAAGTTTTGCCGTCCATTACCTCGCCCAGCCTTTCTACATAACGTCCA contains:
- a CDS encoding phosphatase PAP2 family protein, yielding MFYKTISLVFLFGFFSANAQQNDSIAKIDSTSNSLKFNYKQLIIPAVLIGYGIIGLESDQLLSFNSQIKAEVTEDIDEKITIDDFSQYAPAASVYALNAFGVKGKNNMRDRSVIFVTSYAIMATTVLGLKSIVHEERPDRSSNNSFPSGHTATAFAGAEFLWQEYKDKSIWYGIAGYAVATGTGLFRIYNNRHWLTDVAAGAGIGILSTKIAYWMNPYITKKIFKSSSENKSTSMIMPFYNGQQYGLGFVKVF
- a CDS encoding sensor protein KdpD — encoded protein: MEQKNNAQHFLDLIQKSRKGKFKIYIGMSAGVGKTFRMLQEAHSLLKNGIDVKIGYIETHMRKETHELLAGLPVIPRRTIFYKGKQLEELDVQAIINLRPEVVIVDELAHTNVEGSKNEKRWQDVLEILDAGINVISAVNIQHIESLNSAVKRITNIDVQERIPDNVLRLADEVVNIDLTSEDLIVRLKEGKIYTADKIQTALTNFFKSDQILQLRELALKEVASQVVRKVENEVPQLHALRHEKLLACISSNDKTAKIVIRKTARLASYYNGAWYVLYVETPKESSTKIALDKQRHLINNFKLAVQLGAEVIKLEHKNIADAILIAVEEKQITTVCIGKPHLNLFKVILSTTIFRRLLNRLSLSNVDLVILS